A genomic segment from Cyanobium sp. NIES-981 encodes:
- the lpxK gene encoding tetraacyldisaccharide 4'-kinase, with protein MPFTTPPFWYRRSPSLRAQMLRPLALLYALATGLHRGWVTPLRLPVPVVSIGNITLGGTGKTPLVIGLARELQRRGLQVAVLTRGYGSGRRVPIRLGDRREVQTSQRVGDEALELLGSLPEVPVWVGADRRSAARQAVAEGAALLLLDDGLQHWPLARDCDVTVLDERHGLGNGLLFPAGPLREPAASLGRADLLVLTGTGSSPADGPDGEGGMAERSGRADPGSLGWPAGKPWLRVPATLHPAPSLRERPLLAFCGIGLPRKFFAALRQAGLRLVGTESFPDHHPYAQADLERLVALAQARGGATLVTTVKDWQRLPSNSRSMVAAVPLVLEPAAVAALADAVLDTVAHRRASPHHASPHHD; from the coding sequence ATGCCGTTCACCACCCCTCCGTTCTGGTATCGCCGCAGTCCGTCCCTGCGGGCACAGATGCTGCGGCCCCTGGCGCTGCTCTACGCGCTCGCCACGGGGCTGCACCGCGGCTGGGTGACCCCCCTGCGCTTGCCGGTGCCGGTGGTCTCGATCGGCAACATCACCCTCGGCGGCACCGGCAAGACCCCCCTGGTGATCGGTCTGGCCCGCGAGCTGCAGCGGCGCGGCCTGCAGGTGGCGGTGCTCACCCGCGGCTACGGCAGTGGCCGCCGGGTCCCGATCCGGCTGGGGGACCGGCGGGAGGTGCAGACGTCGCAGCGGGTGGGGGACGAGGCGCTGGAGCTTCTCGGCAGCCTGCCGGAGGTGCCCGTCTGGGTGGGGGCGGACCGGCGCAGTGCTGCCCGCCAGGCGGTGGCTGAGGGGGCAGCGCTGCTGTTGCTCGACGATGGTCTGCAGCATTGGCCCCTGGCCCGGGACTGTGATGTGACCGTGCTGGATGAGCGCCATGGCCTCGGCAACGGCCTGCTGTTCCCAGCCGGACCCCTGCGGGAGCCGGCCGCGAGCCTCGGCCGCGCCGACCTGCTGGTGCTCACCGGCACCGGCAGCTCCCCGGCCGATGGCCCGGACGGGGAGGGCGGGATGGCGGAGCGCAGCGGCCGTGCGGATCCCGGCAGCCTTGGCTGGCCTGCCGGCAAGCCCTGGCTGCGGGTGCCGGCCACCCTCCACCCCGCGCCGAGCCTGCGGGAGCGGCCGCTGCTGGCCTTCTGCGGCATCGGCCTGCCCCGCAAGTTCTTCGCCGCGCTGCGGCAGGCGGGTCTGCGACTGGTGGGCACCGAGTCCTTCCCTGACCACCACCCCTATGCTCAGGCCGATCTGGAGCGGCTCGTGGCGTTGGCCCAGGCCAGAGGGGGAGCCACCCTCGTGACCACCGTCAAGGACTGGCAGCGTCTGCCTTCGAACTCCCGCTCCATGGTGGCGGCGGTGCCCCTGGTGCTCGAGCCGGCGGCGGTGGCGGCACTCGCCGATGCCGTGCTTGACACCGTGGCCCACCGGCGCGCCAGCCCGCACCATGCCAGCCCGCACCATGACTGA
- a CDS encoding 3-deoxy-D-manno-octulosonic acid transferase: protein MPSEGRARHRRLFEAGPVLALWLLQTLLTPAIAALLLVRLWQGKEDRRRLPERLGWSVRRRPPGRLLWLHAASVGELTALVPLLRALVEASRRRGVPPPAVLVTSVSRSSSRLAGRLLPEGVIHQCAPVDHWLAFALFRRHWRPDLGVLAEAELWPELVRSMPRLHLVNARMSERSFRRHRHLPWLAAWLYGRARLCWAQSAADADRLRRLGAPRVEAVGSTKRDADPPPADGAIVARLAPWLQGSRVLLLASSHPGEERRLLEAWPLLRQGLGPLTLLLVPRHPERAAEVLQEALRRGRTARVWTRLAQAGPDHRRIEVLVVDRLGAMGSWLAVADLVLMGGSLAAGDRPVGGHNPLEPIRAGRRVVCGPDMANFAGLTEELETSGWLHRLRSPEDLGPTLLELLRSEAPLPPPLVLSGPCSTIAPQLLDALLSPA from the coding sequence GTGCCCTCTGAAGGGAGGGCGCGGCACCGGCGGCTGTTCGAGGCGGGCCCGGTGCTGGCCCTCTGGCTGCTGCAGACCCTGCTCACGCCCGCCATCGCGGCGCTGCTGCTGGTGCGGCTCTGGCAGGGCAAGGAAGACCGTCGCCGCCTACCGGAGCGGCTGGGCTGGTCGGTCCGTCGGCGCCCCCCCGGCCGCCTGCTCTGGCTGCACGCCGCCAGCGTGGGAGAGCTCACCGCCCTGGTGCCGCTGCTGCGGGCGTTGGTGGAGGCCAGTCGCCGCAGGGGGGTGCCCCCGCCGGCGGTGCTGGTCACCAGCGTGAGCCGCAGCTCCTCCCGCCTGGCCGGCCGGCTGCTGCCGGAAGGTGTGATCCACCAGTGCGCTCCGGTGGATCACTGGCTGGCCTTCGCCCTGTTCCGTCGCCACTGGCGCCCTGATCTGGGGGTGCTGGCGGAGGCGGAGCTCTGGCCGGAGCTGGTGCGCTCCATGCCGCGGCTGCATCTGGTCAACGCCCGGATGAGTGAGCGCTCCTTCCGCCGTCACCGCCATCTGCCCTGGCTTGCCGCCTGGCTGTACGGCCGGGCCCGGCTGTGCTGGGCCCAGTCGGCTGCCGATGCCGACCGCCTGCGCCGCCTCGGCGCTCCCCGGGTGGAGGCGGTGGGTTCCACCAAGCGCGATGCCGATCCCCCGCCGGCCGATGGCGCGATCGTGGCGCGCCTCGCTCCCTGGCTTCAGGGCAGCCGGGTGCTCCTGCTGGCCAGCAGCCACCCCGGAGAGGAGCGGCGGCTGCTCGAGGCCTGGCCATTGCTGCGGCAGGGCCTGGGACCCTTGACGCTGCTCCTGGTGCCGCGGCATCCGGAGCGGGCTGCGGAGGTGCTTCAGGAAGCCCTCAGGCGCGGACGGACGGCCAGGGTCTGGACCCGGCTGGCCCAGGCAGGGCCGGACCACCGCAGGATCGAGGTGCTCGTGGTGGATCGGCTCGGAGCGATGGGCAGCTGGCTGGCGGTCGCCGATCTGGTGCTGATGGGCGGCAGCCTGGCGGCGGGGGACCGCCCCGTGGGCGGCCACAACCCCCTGGAGCCGATCCGGGCCGGCCGGCGGGTGGTGTGCGGACCGGACATGGCCAACTTCGCCGGCCTCACTGAGGAACTCGAAACCAGCGGCTGGCTGCATCGCCTGCGTTCCCCCGAGGACCTTGGCCCCACCCTGTTGGAGCTGCTGCGTTCCGAGGCGCCTCTGCCGCCGCCGCTGGTGCTGAGCGGTCCCTGCAGCACGATTGCCCCGCAGCTGCTCGACGCCCTGCTCTCCCCAGCCTGA
- a CDS encoding lysophospholipid acyltransferase family protein, whose amino-acid sequence MKKRTLLNHEALAWLAGALLNAYGQLILLTSRIAVQRDPATTRLVLEQGGPVIYALWHCHVFFMPMLRLSSGRPVAVLLSAHRDAQIVGVAARMRGVQLVAGSSTRGGVRAYLQLIQMLRAGRSVCITPDGPRGPAHRVKPGVVHLARQSGCAVVPMGLAVTRQRRLRSWDRTLLPLPFCRVVLTLGPPLWLPPAQDPRTLGLQAQQVEAALETASQQAIRALSVRAL is encoded by the coding sequence GTGAAGAAGCGCACCCTTCTGAATCATGAGGCCCTGGCCTGGCTTGCGGGTGCTCTGCTCAATGCCTACGGCCAGCTGATCCTGCTCACCTCCCGCATCGCGGTGCAGCGTGATCCCGCCACCACCCGGTTGGTGCTGGAGCAGGGGGGACCCGTGATCTACGCCCTCTGGCACTGTCACGTGTTCTTCATGCCGATGCTGCGTCTGAGCAGCGGCCGGCCGGTGGCGGTGCTGCTCAGCGCCCACCGCGACGCCCAGATCGTGGGTGTGGCCGCCCGCATGCGGGGGGTGCAGCTGGTGGCCGGCTCCTCCACCCGTGGCGGGGTGCGGGCCTATCTGCAGTTGATCCAGATGCTGCGGGCCGGCAGGTCGGTGTGCATCACGCCGGATGGCCCCAGGGGGCCCGCACACCGGGTGAAGCCCGGGGTGGTGCATCTGGCCCGGCAATCCGGCTGCGCGGTGGTGCCGATGGGCCTGGCCGTGACCAGGCAGCGGCGGCTGCGCTCCTGGGATCGAACCCTGTTGCCACTTCCCTTCTGCCGGGTGGTGCTCACCCTCGGCCCGCCCCTGTGGCTGCCACCCGCCCAGGACCCCCGCACGCTCGGCCTCCAGGCACAGCAGGTGGAAGCGGCGCTGGAGACAGCCTCACAGCAGGCCATCCGTGCCCTCTCAGTCCGTGCCCTCTAG
- a CDS encoding photosystem II reaction center protein J yields the protein MSGKKSSLPDGRIPDRLPDGRPAVAWRSRWTEGVLPLWLVATAGGMAVIFVVGLFFYGAYTGVGSA from the coding sequence ATGAGCGGCAAGAAATCTTCCCTGCCCGACGGCCGGATCCCGGATCGCCTGCCTGATGGCCGCCCAGCCGTGGCCTGGCGCTCCCGCTGGACCGAAGGCGTGCTTCCCCTGTGGTTGGTGGCCACCGCTGGTGGCATGGCCGTCATCTTTGTGGTGGGCCTCTTCTTCTACGGTGCCTACACCGGCGTCGGTTCGGCCTGA
- a CDS encoding photosystem II reaction center protein L, with the protein MQRNPNPNNLPVELNRTSLYLGLLLIFVTGVLFTSYFFN; encoded by the coding sequence ATGCAACGCAATCCCAACCCCAACAACCTGCCGGTCGAGCTCAACCGCACCAGCCTCTACCTGGGTCTGCTGCTGATCTTCGTGACTGGCGTGCTGTTCACCAGCTACTTCTTCAACTGA
- the psbF gene encoding cytochrome b559 subunit beta, whose amino-acid sequence MTQSPVSTTPRNYPIFTVRWLSVHALGIPTVFFLGALAAMQFIRR is encoded by the coding sequence ATGACCCAGTCTCCCGTTTCCACCACGCCACGCAACTACCCGATCTTCACGGTGCGTTGGCTGTCTGTGCACGCCCTCGGCATCCCCACGGTGTTCTTCCTGGGGGCCCTGGCCGCGATGCAGTTCATCCGTCGCTGA
- the psbE gene encoding cytochrome b559 subunit alpha encodes MAAGSTGERPFFEIITSIRYWVIHAVTLPAIFLAGFLFVSTGLAYDAFGTPRPDAYFQAQESKAPVVSQRYEGKSQLDLRMQ; translated from the coding sequence ATGGCTGCCGGCTCCACTGGGGAACGCCCGTTCTTCGAAATCATCACCAGCATTCGCTACTGGGTGATCCACGCGGTCACGCTGCCAGCGATCTTCCTGGCTGGCTTCCTCTTCGTGTCCACCGGCCTCGCCTACGACGCCTTCGGAACGCCCCGCCCTGACGCCTACTTCCAGGCCCAGGAAAGCAAGGCTCCGGTCGTGAGCCAGCGCTACGAGGGCAAGAGCCAGCTCGACCTGCGCATGCAATAA
- a CDS encoding photosynthesis system II assembly factor Ycf48, whose translation MTRPSLPLRSPQPSGSGFRLLPSLLSLILVVGIAFGLGGCVTTGLPEAAASPWEAVPLATSGNPLSLAFSDARHGFLVGSNRLIVETNDGGAHWEPRALDLPEEENFRLISIDFSGDEGWIVGQPGLLLHTTDAGRNWSRLFLDTKLPGEPYLVTALGRNSAELATNVGAIYDTRDGGASWQARVDDAAGAVRELRRSPDGRYVSVSSLGNFFATWDPGQDVWQLHQRVSSQRLQTIGFQPDGALWMLARGAQIRFGSDPSDPEQWSKPVIPITNGYGYLDMAWDPRGAIWTGGGSGTLLVSDDGGKSWQKDPVGAEQPSNFTRIVFLADGKGFVLGERGSLLRWVG comes from the coding sequence ATGACCCGCCCCTCGCTCCCGCTCCGCTCGCCCCAGCCCAGCGGCTCGGGCTTCCGTCTGCTCCCCTCCCTGCTCTCCCTGATCCTGGTGGTCGGGATCGCCTTCGGCCTCGGCGGCTGCGTCACCACCGGCCTGCCCGAAGCCGCCGCCAGCCCCTGGGAGGCGGTGCCGCTGGCCACCAGCGGCAACCCCCTCTCGCTGGCCTTCTCCGATGCGCGCCATGGCTTCCTGGTGGGGAGCAACCGCCTCATCGTTGAGACCAACGACGGCGGCGCCCACTGGGAGCCGCGGGCGCTCGACCTGCCGGAGGAGGAGAACTTCCGCCTGATCAGCATCGATTTCAGCGGCGATGAGGGCTGGATCGTGGGTCAGCCCGGGCTGCTCCTGCACACCACCGACGCCGGACGCAACTGGAGCCGCCTGTTCCTGGACACCAAGCTCCCCGGTGAGCCCTACTTGGTCACCGCCCTCGGCCGCAACAGCGCCGAGCTGGCCACCAACGTGGGCGCCATCTATGACACCCGCGACGGAGGGGCCAGCTGGCAGGCCAGGGTCGACGACGCCGCCGGCGCCGTGCGGGAGCTGCGCCGCAGTCCTGACGGCCGGTACGTGAGCGTCAGCAGCCTCGGCAACTTCTTCGCCACCTGGGATCCCGGCCAGGACGTGTGGCAGCTGCACCAGCGGGTGAGCAGCCAGCGGCTGCAGACCATCGGCTTCCAGCCCGATGGCGCCCTCTGGATGCTGGCCCGGGGGGCTCAGATCCGCTTCGGCTCCGACCCCTCCGACCCGGAGCAGTGGAGCAAGCCCGTGATCCCGATCACCAACGGCTACGGCTATCTCGACATGGCCTGGGATCCCCGCGGTGCGATCTGGACCGGCGGCGGCAGCGGCACGCTGCTGGTGAGCGATGACGGGGGCAAGAGCTGGCAGAAGGATCCTGTGGGCGCCGAACAGCCGTCCAACTTCACCCGCATCGTGTTCCTGGCTGACGGGAAGGGCTTCGTGCTGGGCGAGCGCGGTTCCCTGCTCCGCTGGGTCGGCTGA
- a CDS encoding rubredoxin, translating to MTDEIAPQEQPTANQDTAPQAVSDAPAETDDPAELSASAPADPAETVDDPDSHRFECRSCGYVYDPGEGLRKLAIPAGTPFLSLDAATFRCPVCRSKMGAFKDIGPRNKPSGFEENLNFGLGVNRLTPGQKNVLIFGGFALAIAFFLSLYSLR from the coding sequence GTGACCGACGAGATCGCTCCGCAGGAGCAGCCGACAGCCAACCAGGACACGGCTCCCCAGGCCGTCTCCGACGCCCCCGCCGAGACCGACGACCCCGCCGAACTCTCTGCCTCGGCCCCTGCCGATCCTGCCGAGACTGTTGACGATCCCGACAGCCATCGCTTCGAGTGCCGCAGCTGCGGTTACGTGTACGACCCGGGGGAAGGGCTCAGGAAACTGGCGATCCCCGCCGGGACGCCTTTCCTCAGCCTGGATGCCGCCACGTTCCGCTGTCCGGTGTGCCGCAGCAAGATGGGGGCCTTCAAGGACATCGGGCCACGCAACAAGCCCAGCGGGTTCGAGGAAAACCTCAACTTCGGCCTCGGGGTGAACCGGCTCACCCCCGGCCAGAAGAATGTGCTGATCTTCGGTGGCTTCGCCCTGGCCATCGCCTTTTTCCTCTCCCTCTATTCCCTGCGTTGA
- the ndhC gene encoding photosynthetic/respiratory NAD(P)H-quinone oxidoreductase subunit C encodes MFVLSGYDAFLGFLLISAAVPVLALVANKLLSPDSRQGERELTYESGMEPIGGAWIQFNIRYYMFALVFVIFDVETVFLYPWAVAFHRLGLLAFIEALVFIAILVVALAYAWRKGALEWS; translated from the coding sequence ATGTTCGTGCTCTCCGGCTACGACGCCTTCCTGGGCTTCCTGCTGATTTCCGCCGCCGTTCCCGTTCTGGCACTGGTGGCCAACAAGCTGCTGTCGCCGGACAGCCGCCAGGGTGAGCGGGAGCTCACCTATGAATCCGGCATGGAGCCCATCGGCGGGGCCTGGATTCAGTTCAATATCCGCTACTACATGTTTGCCCTGGTCTTCGTCATCTTCGACGTCGAGACCGTGTTCCTCTATCCCTGGGCCGTGGCCTTCCACCGCCTCGGCCTGCTCGCCTTCATCGAAGCCCTGGTGTTCATCGCCATCCTGGTGGTGGCCCTGGCCTACGCCTGGCGCAAGGGCGCCCTCGAATGGAGCTGA
- a CDS encoding NADH dehydrogenase subunit K: MTITPSSSSPSIDALRDVRAASCGPVGSPAVTSDLSENVILTTLDDLHNWARLSSLWPLLYGTACCFIEFAALIGSRFDFDRFGLVPRSSPRQADLLIVAGTVTMKMAPALVRLYEQMPEPKYVIAMGACTITGGMFSADSTTAVRGVDKLIPVDLYLPGCPPRPEAIFDAVIKLRKKVGNEALPERGRLRPTHRYCTVAHQMKAVEPIVTGAYLGAETQRQALAAAAGLPLGTLRDTATAGTASISEAQPSDSPASQNDA; the protein is encoded by the coding sequence ATGACCATCACCCCTTCCTCCTCCAGCCCCAGCATCGACGCCCTGCGGGACGTGCGCGCCGCCAGCTGCGGACCGGTCGGCTCTCCGGCGGTCACCTCCGACCTCTCGGAGAACGTGATCCTCACCACGCTCGACGACCTGCACAACTGGGCCCGGCTGAGCAGCCTCTGGCCTCTGCTCTACGGCACGGCCTGCTGCTTCATCGAGTTCGCGGCCCTGATCGGCTCCCGCTTCGACTTCGACCGCTTCGGCCTGGTGCCGCGCTCCAGCCCGCGTCAGGCCGACCTGCTGATCGTGGCCGGCACCGTGACCATGAAGATGGCCCCGGCCCTGGTGCGGCTCTATGAGCAGATGCCCGAGCCCAAGTACGTGATCGCCATGGGCGCCTGCACCATCACCGGCGGCATGTTCTCGGCCGACTCCACCACGGCCGTGCGCGGCGTGGACAAACTGATCCCGGTGGACCTCTACCTGCCCGGCTGCCCACCGCGGCCGGAGGCGATCTTCGATGCCGTGATCAAGCTGCGCAAGAAGGTGGGCAACGAAGCCCTGCCCGAGCGGGGCAGGCTCCGTCCCACCCACCGCTACTGCACGGTGGCCCATCAGATGAAGGCGGTGGAGCCGATCGTGACCGGGGCCTACCTCGGGGCTGAAACCCAGCGCCAGGCCCTGGCCGCTGCGGCCGGTCTGCCGCTCGGTACTCTCCGCGACACCGCCACCGCAGGAACCGCTTCGATCTCCGAGGCCCAGCCCTCCGACAGCCCCGCTTCCCAGAACGATGCCTGA
- a CDS encoding NAD(P)H-quinone oxidoreductase subunit J has product MPEPTPSSDAIAAVEPGPVSQWLRSQGFDHEVLPADHLGVEVIGVEPAFLPVLATALKAHGFDYLQCQGGYDEGPGGRLVSFYHLVKLAVLAEHSASSPRLSGEVRPEEVRLKVFLARDGDLTIPSLYGLFRGADWQERETFDMYGIRFEGHPHPKRLLMPEDWKGWPLRKDYVQPDFYEMQDAY; this is encoded by the coding sequence ATGCCTGAGCCCACCCCCAGCAGCGACGCCATCGCCGCCGTGGAACCCGGCCCGGTGAGCCAATGGCTCCGCAGCCAGGGTTTCGACCATGAGGTTCTTCCCGCCGACCACCTCGGTGTGGAGGTGATCGGCGTGGAGCCGGCCTTCCTGCCGGTGCTGGCCACGGCGCTCAAGGCCCACGGCTTCGACTACCTGCAGTGCCAGGGGGGCTACGACGAAGGCCCCGGCGGCCGGCTGGTGAGCTTCTACCACCTGGTGAAGCTGGCCGTGCTGGCCGAGCATAGCGCCAGTTCCCCCAGGCTTTCAGGGGAGGTGCGTCCTGAGGAAGTGCGCCTCAAGGTGTTCCTGGCCAGGGATGGTGACCTCACCATTCCCAGCCTCTACGGCCTGTTCCGCGGCGCGGACTGGCAGGAGCGCGAAACCTTCGACATGTACGGGATCCGCTTCGAGGGCCACCCCCACCCCAAGCGGCTGCTGATGCCGGAGGACTGGAAGGGCTGGCCGCTGCGCAAGGACTACGTGCAGCCGGACTTCTACGAGATGCAGGACGCCTACTAG
- a CDS encoding sulfotransferase family protein, with protein MAVSDQHFLHLPGHHLLYGRVPKAANSSVKAALTALIRPELRRSRHSLRQQLLHRLWPSRSWLGLSSQMDQYWDRLPGSIANPVNLATARSLRGRCFSFAVVRNPFDRLLSAYNNKVIENPDCTARLRAIGVHRGMALPAFLACVCAAPTADLDVHVLPQSDILCLGDEPVPTWVAYAESLEVHWPFLVRKARRAGVRGLPRRLPNRNSRRGGNTADLEALLAQPALVGLLRRRYAEDFRLFYPWLQEGELSVERVRQGGPRRPRHFVP; from the coding sequence ATGGCGGTTTCCGACCAGCATTTCCTCCACCTGCCTGGCCACCACCTGCTTTATGGCCGTGTTCCCAAGGCCGCCAACAGCAGTGTCAAGGCGGCGCTCACGGCCCTGATCCGCCCGGAGCTGCGGCGCTCACGCCACAGCCTGCGCCAGCAGCTGCTGCATCGACTCTGGCCCAGCCGTTCCTGGCTCGGGTTGTCGTCGCAGATGGATCAGTACTGGGATCGGCTTCCAGGCTCGATCGCCAATCCGGTGAACCTGGCCACCGCCAGGTCGCTGCGCGGCCGCTGTTTCAGCTTTGCGGTGGTGCGGAATCCGTTTGACCGTCTGCTCTCGGCCTACAACAACAAGGTGATCGAAAACCCCGACTGCACCGCCAGGCTGAGGGCGATCGGGGTGCATCGCGGCATGGCCCTGCCCGCGTTCCTCGCCTGCGTGTGCGCGGCCCCTACGGCCGATCTGGACGTGCACGTGCTGCCCCAGAGCGACATCCTCTGCCTCGGGGACGAGCCGGTGCCCACCTGGGTGGCCTACGCCGAAAGTCTGGAGGTCCACTGGCCCTTCCTGGTGCGCAAGGCCCGGCGGGCCGGTGTGCGGGGACTGCCCCGCCGGCTTCCCAACCGCAACAGCCGCCGCGGTGGCAACACGGCCGATCTGGAGGCGCTGCTGGCCCAGCCCGCCCTGGTGGGTCTGCTGCGGCGGCGCTACGCCGAGGACTTCCGCCTCTTCTATCCCTGGCTCCAGGAGGGGGAACTCAGCGTGGAGCGGGTGCGGCAGGGCGGGCCCCGCCGGCCGAGGCACTTCGTGCCCTAG
- the yvcK gene encoding gluconeogenesis factor YvcK family protein, whose amino-acid sequence MSRSRRAVRWLQPGLVVKRWVFTSGLGLLIALLGAAVWADLQPIYWTIAGIQWLLKNITTVLPRGITGPLVLAIGAALIWLGQSRSFGTIQQALAPDRGTHLVDALAAQGRLNRGPSIVAVGGGTGLSTLLSGLKRYSSNLTAIVTVADDGGSSGVLRRELGVQPPGDIRNCLAALAREEPLLTRLFQYRFQAGNGLEGHSFGNLFLSALTAITGSLESAITASSRVLAVQGQVVPATNADVRLWAELENGERLEGESAIGHASSRIVRLGCTPERPPALPRALEAIAHADLIVLGPGSLYTSLLPNLLVPELVAAIARSKAPRLYICNLMTQPGETDGLDVEGHLRAIEAQLATLGVKQPLFTAVLAQEDLEDTPLLDRYRQKGAAPVICDVRKLQRQGYEVMQAALQGARPTATLRHDPRSLAVAVMRFYRRHRNAMRSAPSR is encoded by the coding sequence GTGAGCCGCTCGCGCCGCGCCGTGCGCTGGCTGCAACCCGGCCTTGTGGTGAAGCGCTGGGTGTTCACCTCCGGCCTGGGGCTGCTGATCGCGCTGCTGGGCGCCGCCGTGTGGGCCGATCTGCAGCCCATCTACTGGACCATCGCCGGCATCCAGTGGCTGCTGAAGAACATCACCACCGTGCTGCCGCGCGGCATCACCGGTCCGCTGGTGCTGGCGATCGGTGCCGCCCTCATCTGGCTGGGCCAGAGCCGCAGCTTCGGCACCATTCAGCAGGCCCTGGCCCCCGATCGCGGCACCCATCTGGTGGATGCCCTGGCCGCCCAGGGCCGGCTCAACCGCGGCCCCAGCATCGTGGCGGTGGGCGGCGGCACCGGCCTGTCCACCCTGCTCAGCGGCCTGAAGCGCTACAGCAGCAACCTCACGGCGATCGTCACCGTGGCCGATGACGGCGGCAGCAGCGGCGTGCTGCGGCGGGAGCTGGGTGTGCAGCCCCCCGGCGACATCCGCAACTGCCTGGCCGCCCTGGCCCGGGAGGAGCCCCTGCTCACCCGTCTGTTCCAGTACCGCTTCCAGGCGGGAAATGGCCTGGAAGGCCACAGCTTCGGCAACCTCTTCCTCTCGGCCCTCACGGCGATCACCGGCAGCCTGGAGTCGGCGATCACCGCCAGCAGCCGCGTGCTGGCGGTGCAGGGTCAGGTGGTGCCCGCCACCAATGCCGACGTGCGGCTCTGGGCTGAGCTGGAGAACGGCGAACGCCTCGAGGGGGAGTCGGCCATCGGCCATGCCTCCAGCCGGATCGTGCGGCTGGGCTGCACGCCCGAGCGGCCGCCGGCGCTGCCCCGGGCGCTCGAGGCCATCGCCCATGCCGATCTGATCGTGCTGGGTCCGGGCAGCCTCTACACCTCCCTGCTCCCCAACCTGCTGGTGCCCGAGCTGGTGGCGGCCATCGCCCGCAGCAAGGCCCCACGGCTCTACATCTGCAACCTGATGACCCAGCCCGGCGAGACCGATGGTCTCGACGTGGAGGGCCACCTGCGGGCGATCGAGGCCCAGCTGGCCACCCTCGGGGTGAAGCAGCCCCTGTTCACGGCGGTTCTGGCCCAGGAAGACCTGGAGGACACGCCGCTGCTGGATCGCTACCGCCAGAAGGGGGCCGCCCCGGTGATCTGCGATGTGCGCAAGCTGCAGCGCCAGGGTTACGAGGTGATGCAGGCCGCCCTGCAGGGGGCCCGCCCCACGGCCACCCTGCGCCACGATCCCCGCAGCCTGGCCGTGGCGGTGATGCGCTTCTACCGGCGCCACCGCAACGCCATGCGCTCGGCGCCCAGCCGCTGA
- a CDS encoding ABC transporter ATP-binding protein gives MVELQDLSVRWGRNCVLDRVSLTLQPGERLVVVGPSGAGKSTILRLLAGLQLPSSGRLLLHGRPQTYLRLDQQNPPDVRLVFQNPALLGSLTVRENVGFLLYRYGRLPEAEIRRRVADALEAVGLGGIEERLPGELSGGMQKRVSFARALISAPQKEDSQMPLLLFDEPTAGLDPVACTRIEDLIVRTTAVAQASSVVVSHVHSTIERTGGQVVLLYDGAFRWSGDLEAYRHTDNPYVVQFRSGSLRGPMQPAEA, from the coding sequence CTGGTGGAGCTGCAGGATCTCAGTGTGCGCTGGGGACGGAACTGCGTGCTCGACCGGGTCAGCCTGACCCTGCAGCCCGGCGAGCGGCTCGTGGTGGTGGGGCCTTCGGGCGCGGGGAAATCCACGATCCTCCGCCTGCTGGCCGGTCTGCAGTTGCCCAGCAGCGGCCGGCTGCTGCTGCATGGCCGCCCCCAGACCTACCTGCGCCTCGACCAGCAGAACCCGCCCGATGTGCGCCTGGTGTTCCAGAACCCGGCCCTGCTCGGCTCGCTCACCGTGCGGGAGAACGTGGGCTTCCTGCTCTACCGCTACGGACGTCTTCCCGAGGCGGAGATCCGGCGCCGGGTGGCCGATGCCCTGGAAGCCGTGGGTCTTGGTGGCATCGAGGAACGCCTGCCCGGTGAGCTGAGCGGGGGCATGCAGAAACGGGTGAGCTTCGCCCGCGCCCTGATCTCCGCTCCCCAGAAGGAGGACAGCCAGATGCCGCTGCTGCTGTTCGATGAACCCACCGCAGGCCTCGATCCGGTGGCCTGCACCCGCATCGAGGATCTGATCGTGCGCACCACCGCCGTGGCCCAGGCCAGTTCGGTGGTGGTGAGCCATGTGCACAGCACGATCGAGCGCACGGGCGGGCAGGTGGTGCTCCTCTACGACGGAGCGTTCCGCTGGAGCGGAGACCTGGAGGCCTACCGCCACACCGACAATCCCTATGTGGTGCAGTTCAGGAGCGGTAGCCTGCGCGGGCCCATGCAGCCGGCGGAGGCCTGA